A window of the Haloarcula rubripromontorii genome harbors these coding sequences:
- a CDS encoding DNA-methyltransferase, whose translation METTHRVRTGDARTLDCPDDSVELVVTSPPYPMIEMWDDIFAELDSDIGAALDDGDGDRAFTLMHDVLDAVWAEIERVLVPGGIACINVGDATRSMEDGFRSFPNHAEITDRLTDHGLRALPDILWRKPTNSGAKFMGSGMVPPNAYPTLEHEHILVFRNGERRRLEPGADRRYESAYFWEERNEWFSDLWELPGETQDLDDGLRDRSGAFPLTVPYRLISMFSVYDDTVLDPFLGTGTTTLAAMLARRNSVGVDRDPDLLSALEKRVATAPERSRTIARERLADHRSWVEQRRADGKEPGYEAKQYDFAVNTKQEQRIQFYAVDAVTATDDGFRAVHEPVE comes from the coding sequence ATGGAGACGACACACCGGGTTCGAACCGGTGACGCCCGCACGCTCGACTGTCCCGACGACAGCGTCGAACTGGTGGTCACATCGCCACCCTATCCGATGATCGAGATGTGGGACGACATCTTCGCCGAACTGGATTCTGACATCGGAGCGGCGCTGGACGACGGCGACGGCGACCGGGCGTTCACACTGATGCACGACGTGCTCGATGCAGTGTGGGCGGAGATAGAGCGCGTGCTGGTCCCCGGCGGCATCGCCTGCATCAACGTCGGGGACGCGACGCGATCCATGGAGGATGGATTTCGCTCCTTTCCGAACCACGCAGAGATAACCGATCGGCTGACCGACCACGGACTGCGCGCGCTGCCCGATATTCTGTGGCGGAAACCGACCAACAGCGGCGCGAAGTTCATGGGTTCAGGGATGGTGCCGCCGAACGCCTACCCGACCTTGGAACACGAACACATCCTCGTGTTCCGCAACGGGGAGCGCCGCCGCCTCGAACCCGGTGCGGACCGTCGCTACGAAAGCGCCTATTTCTGGGAGGAGCGCAACGAGTGGTTCTCCGACCTCTGGGAGTTGCCCGGCGAGACCCAGGACCTCGACGACGGGCTTCGGGACCGCTCGGGTGCCTTCCCGCTGACGGTGCCCTATCGGCTCATCTCGATGTTCTCTGTGTACGACGACACCGTACTCGATCCGTTTCTCGGGACCGGGACGACGACGCTGGCAGCGATGCTCGCCCGTCGGAACTCTGTTGGTGTGGACCGCGACCCGGACCTGCTGTCGGCGCTCGAAAAACGGGTCGCCACTGCCCCGGAGCGCTCCCGGACCATCGCTCGGGAGCGCCTTGCCGACCACCGCTCGTGGGTGGAACAGCGGCGCGCCGACGGCAAGGAACCGGGATACGAAGCCAAGCAGTACGACTTCGCCGTCAACACGAAACAGGAGCAGCGAATCCAGTTCTACGCGGTTGACGCAGTCACAGCGACCGATGACGGCTTTCGGGCCGTCCACGAGCCGGTCGAGTAA